Part of the Carassius carassius chromosome 20, fCarCar2.1, whole genome shotgun sequence genome, GATGGAAAAGAATAAACTTAAGGTAAATTTAGAGGTTAAGATCACGTCACATCTATAACTCAATTAGCATGAGGGTAGAAAACGCAATAGCATTGCaacttcctgtttgttgctgACTGAAATTAAATCCACCTTCAttacagaggaaacacagaagaagACTTTTCTTTGCCACCATGAATGCTATGAATGCTCCTCTGATGCTTTCATTATTCCTGTTTATTCAGTTCATATGCAAAGGTGAGTATTTTATCGTGTAGCCTGATTTGTGTTATACAACTAGTGTTTTAAATAACTGTTAGTATGCATCTAACCTAATAGTCTATAGGCTCTATGAAAAGAAAATCTGATTTGTGACTTGTTATCTGCAGTGGATGGAGCTGTGAAGCTGCAACAGAAAATCTCACTGACCAAAGCAGAGGAAAAGTTAGCCATTATAGATTGTCAATTACATGTAAGCTGCCGGTACTACATCCACTGGTATCAGCAGAAAGATGGAGAAACACTCAAGAGAATTCTGTATGCTGACATTAATGATGGATCTGCAAAAAATGATGTTGGTTTTGAATCCATAAAATCAGAAAAGAAAGCAGCAGATCATTTTGCTTTGAAAATCACCAAGCTGAAAAAGGAGCATTCAGCGATGTATTACTGTGCATGCTGGTTCTCAGGCAGCACAGTGAGTCTAAAAACTGAAGCCCCACACAAAAACTCATGAtaaaataaacagagcaattccaagtgGCTCCTTGCAATTTTAGAGCACTTTAGTTCTAAAATATTtgttgcaattttttattttatttttttcactacaCAGATTTACAGAACAATCAATAATGCATATTGCCCTGGAAGATTAAccagttttttttaaagctttcacAGAATGAAACTTCGcagaatgaattattattattattatattgtcacATTTTAATGTCAGATTTTTGACATTATTTTGTGCAATGCCTCTTCTACTTCTTACATATATTCTAATATCTGTTATATGAAACATATCGCTGTAGTTCTGAAATAAGCGATTATCTGCAGGTCATTGCACAAATAAGGATATCTGAGTGATGAAATGATgggaaaatacttttaaaaatgcatttcaaaacacAAGAAATTTAATCTTCGTGTTTGttgcatttaaacattttcaagttaaaatgttttttttttttcatctaaatgAAAAAGTTTTCGTAGGCTTGCTCCATTTGAGCAGTACCAACTGTACCTTTTGTCacaatgtaatattaaaaaactGCCTtgaaccaaaaaagaaaaagactcaAACATAGTGTGGAGCTGTATCAACACAAACTCAGAATAACAGAAGGACAGGAACTCAATAACAAAACAACTTCCTGTTTGCTGCTCATAGAAATTAATTCCACTGCCATCCCAGCAAGTCAGAAGCATACCAGTCTGCCATTATGAGACTTCAGCTACAACTAAGCTTTTTGCTGTTTATTCTCCTTATATGTAAAGGTATGTGTTTTGATGTTTGGCCATTTTATCTTCATATCTTCACTCTGTTACCCATTAAATGCTTTTTACCCAGAAAATGTTAGTGTTAATATACTTTTATAATTACCTTGCACAAATATATTTAAGGTATAGTGGATGGAGCCGTGAAGCTGCAACAGAAAATCTCACTGACCAAAGCAGTGGAAAAGTTAGCCATTATAGATTGTCAATTACATGTAAGCTGCTGGGACTACATCCACTGGTATCAGCAGAAAGATGGAGAAACACTCAAGAGAATTCTGTATGCTGACATTAATGATGGATCCACAAAAGGGAATGATGCTGGTGATGAGTTCAAATCAGAAAAGAAAGCAGCAGATCATTTTGCTTTAAAAATCACCAAGCTGAAAAAAGAGCATTCAGCGATGTATTACTGTGCATGCTGGGATTACAACTCAATCAGCACAGTAAATATAAAGACTGAAGCTTTGCACAAAAACTGAAGGGTTCCTGTCTTGATCAGAAACCACAGCCCTTTCTCTGAtctttatataaacattaatgTACTACTGTAgttcaaacagtagagcatggtgcTAATAACACCAAGGCAATGGGTTTAATTCAGGGAATACATGAAACTACAAAATATATATCTTGAATGCAGAAGTTGTTACTGAATGCAGAGAAATAAACAATTTGACCAGATTCAATTTACTGTTTTTGAATAAGGGGCTCTGAGCCTGAGCTGTCATCCTAATCATGAACCTCAATACAAACTCAGAAGCAAACTCTTGTTGGTGAAATAACATTTTGCACATATAAAGAAAGATTTTACGTATTTACGTACACTGGTGGTTGTAATAATTAACATTTGTAATGTTCCTGAAAGAAGTCTATCATGTTCACCAagaatgcatttatgcatttatatacaattaaaaataactattttctattttaatctttAATGGCAAAACTGTGGAATTGTCAGAactgtcagaaatcattctaatgtgttgatttgctgaaaattcggctttgccatcacaggggaaaaaaggaaaaaaataaatattcaaatacaaaacaattattcTAAATAGTATGAATATCTCAAAATTACTAATTTTACTGCTTTTTTGCTCAagtgcagccttgttgagcataagagacttcttcctAAAACATCAAAACCACATTATGCTAATTTTATAAGAAGTTGTAGAATCTGTCACATCTCATGAATCATGAACCACAAAACAAACTCAGGTTAGCATGAAGGCCGGAAACTTAATATCATAAACCTCTCATATGACCTCCCCTCATGCCAGAATGAAGACAGAAGCTCTCCAGACACTCTCAACCATCATGAGTCTTCAAATGCAgttatgttttttgtttcttatttaccTTTTATGTTAAGGTGAGTCTTTTCAACATTATTACATCTATACTAtatctgtcacgttcggtgttacagataacacaggagagggaaccaatttgcaggtaagtcatttattaaagggtaatccacaggggtaaacagtccaggcagggtcaaaaccagaatatccaaacaaaacataaactaaactaaacaagaagacaaggcaagggcacgaactgacgggcatgaataaacaccgtgggaactgaggacacttagtggaaacccagggaacacaacccagacactgtgacaatatctTACATATACTGTAGGGCAACAACTGCTTTTATgacaagacttttattttgttgcaGTGGATGGAGATGTGAAGCTGCAACAGGAAATGTCATCAACTAAATCTGTGGATAAGACAGTTGTTACAGACTGTAATTATCCTTCAGACTGCAGGGACTACATTTACTGGTATCGATTAAAAGAGGGACAAACCTTAAGAAGGAGGAATTTCAAGTAGAACCACAGACAATGATGATGGTCCTGAATCATTTACAATAGTAAGGAAACCGTCAAATTTGGCTCTGAAAATATCTGAACTGAAAGATGAGGAATGGGCAGTGTATTACTGTGCCTGCTGGGTCTCAGATGGTTATAAACATTATCATCTTGTGCAAAAACTCAGCAGGCTTCCTGCTTAATTCTGAAACCACAAGCCACTAGTTTTatgtataaaaacataaacattgaaAAAATGAATTTCATTAATAGTAAAGAGTGTTTGCCGATCCTGAGTACTTGGGAAAAGAAGCACAAGGTTTAAAATGGGTTAGGGTTGATATAGTGACTGATGAAGGACAAATGTGGTGTTGAAAAACCGTAAGCTGTAGCATTCAAGAAATGTACAGAATTTAGCTACTAATATAAGCAGACACAAGGCATTCActtgaattcattttaaaattaattaacatttttacgAAAAGTTTAGAGGGTCCCCTTGGCCACTGACCACACAGAACACTGACAGTGGTACTAGCCCTGAGTGAGTGTCAGAAGACCTGTAAATAAACTATTGTAGCCCTACTGGTAATAGAGTTATATGACACTGCACAGAATGTTATTGCTGGATTTGTTCAATGAAGAAGTTAATTAAAAGTGTTAAGCACTTCAGTGACCAAAATCAAGATTATTattcgttttttttctttcttagtcAATATAAAGAGTCTACAGGGATATTCTACAACATGAAGCAACAACACAAGCTGTATACCTTTTTGTTCAAGAACAAATGACTGTGGGAACAAGAAAGAGTTCGGTACGGGTACAAGACTTTATGTGACTGGtaagaaacattttatataattaaggTCCTCTAAGCCGATTTTCAAACATTGTAAACTTAATTTCACACTAATTACCTGTGTAATTGAGCTGGAGACAGAGAGAAGAATAGCTAGAATAGCAGTTCCAGGCTGCTTCATTAGTCTGCTTGTTTGCATAATGAAGGAGAAAATATGTCATagtcatagttcacccaaaatgaaaaatctgccatcatttactgaCACTCatatcattctaaacctgtaGAAGTATAAAGAAGAATAAACTCATATAGATTTTGAACGTCATGAGggcgatgatagaattttcatttttgtgtgaactgtccctttaaaataatGCAGACCATCAGGAACAGTGGTCTAAATCAATTATAGATTTAGCATTATTCAGAAGTATTTGTAATAGACTTAATCTGGGTGAGCTGGATCAAAAGATTTGGATCTGAAACACGGCTGATTGTAACAGGTAGGAAAGAGTGTCAGAATTTCTTCAAACACATAAAGTTGTATAATTTCGAAGTCAAAACTTTGTCAGTCTTTCTCTTTTTGCTTTTTTCCTAATTAATCACTGAAGCTATGTTCAATATGTGTTTCTCTTAAGAAAAAGGAAATGACCAAATCAAGCCACCAAAGTTGTCTGGATACCTACCatcaaaaaaagacaaacatgGCAAACAGACAATGTTATGCAAGGCTAGAGGCATGTTTCCTAACTTGGTGAAATTTGAgtggaaaaaaaaagatggaggaCAATGGAATGATCCAGGGGGAAACACTGTGGAGCAAAATAATGAAGGTTCAGAGGTCTCTGTGACAAGTATGTTGATTATGGATAAAGAGAAGGTCAAAAACGACGACTACAAATGCACTGTTATCCATGAAGGAAAATCTCAGGATCTTGAAATGAAGATAGGTAATTTGAAGAAACTTTGATTTACTACAGTCATATGGGTTAAATTATgtggaaatacattttaattataaaaacataaaattttcagGTTTCCTTATAAAAAAAGATTCCCTAttatgtataaaatgttttatatttatctgAATTAAACATTACAGTTAACATATggatgaaatatatataagaatatatatatatatttatttatttaattattgtcaaTGTATTGTTATATTTTAGAAAACAGTAAGCCAGCAGAGGAATCTAAACCTGATAAAGCTGATGTTCAGATACCAGGATGTCCTATATACAGCACCAAGGAGcccaaaataatgcaaatatcaggtgaataaataaaaaaattattgattaATGTATATACATTTGGATAAAAATACAATTGGAAGGACTTGTAACAATTATTGTATTTCAAAATCTCCAAGccaacttttaaataaatacttttttgccTGGATCAGTTAAATTAAGAGTATAATCATTTGTGCATGTTTTTTATGCCGACTGTTATTATTATAGAGTCACTGAACCATTATGATCTGATTGATcctattttacagttttattgggtaacactttacaattaagATGTCATTTGTTCactttagttaatgtattaactaacataaacaaacaatgagAAATatgtttattacagtatttactcatctttgttaatgttggtAAATAAAAATAGTCGTTCATTGTTAATTtatagtgcattaactaatgttaacaagcacaacttggtttttttaataatgcattagtaaacactgaaattaaaaaaacaaacaaaactaagattaataaatgctgcagaAGTATTGTTCAATCTTAGTTCATGTAAactagttaactaatgaaccttattgtaaagtgttaccttttattGACACTGTACCTTAAGGgaccaaatagaaaagaaaaagcttcatgccaaaacatttaattcacatAAACTGTTACCTGTGTTTTatcaaaaatgtaatgtaatgtgttacGCTTGCTACCTGTATACAGTATGAATAAAATTAACATACATCATTAAcaactgatttattttttctctattaCAGGAGATTCAGAGCAAATTCCAAGCATGTCCCTGTTTGTCTATGCATATGGAGTCATGCTCATGAAGAAcggtttatttttttgcattgtgtcTATATTTCTATTACAGAGAAATGCtggaaagaaagacaaaaaaagctcAGAGACTCTTTCGCTAAATAAAGAATAGATGCATATCCTCAGCAATATTATCTCTGCGCAAATGTATGGCTTTTAAATTTGTTGTAGATCTGCTTTgcacaatttatttttgcatctttaaaatgaaatattttgattaaaaaaaaaattataatgtacccaaatttaaaatgttttgttctcCCATTGTAATGCTTTTGTTGCATTCTCCGATTTTGTCGAATAAAATCTgctcattaaataaatgttatcttTACATGTGTAGTAAAATGAATTTTCTACAAATGCACTTTTTCAATTATGAATACTCTTTTATAAAATCAT contains:
- the LOC132097005 gene encoding immunoglobulin lambda-1 light chain-like; the protein is MALFGMITFGLIVVLIDCLNGQITYPEPVMIKAKSKAALIKCQTNLATFTSNAIHWYSLKDQAVQRLMYVEAGSKTFKKDDDLRKISGSVNVAEKVTLTLTISKLDPSDSGSYYCVYWSGDNTKEFGTGTRLYVTEKGNDQIKPPKLSGYLPSKKDKHGKQTMLCKARGMFPNLVKFEWKKKDGGQWNDPGGNTVEQNNEGSEVSVTSMLIMDKEKVKNDDYKCTVIHEGKSQDLEMKIENSKPAEESKPDKADVQIPGCPIYSTKEPKIMQISGDSEQIPSMSLFVYAYGVMLMKNGLFFCIVSIFLLQRNAGKKDKKSSETLSLNKE